One window from the genome of Diabrotica virgifera virgifera chromosome 6, PGI_DIABVI_V3a encodes:
- the LOC114338264 gene encoding mitochondrial import inner membrane translocase subunit Tim29 produces the protein MWKFSRKSYSNAIGITTDQWKGVTVKFNNKIKGTLLEKWIKYWKLLAGDYRDVALNLKSEMRQKPLKSAVYLSGLSFLAYCGTHNPDLRNFRAKYIDSANQLALVNSSVANPNSVNHLKYIEKCFNANLIRFINLGVLSIVWVDEFSEDCDNYESNCSYLQVPYTRFGERILDIGFLNTWWVISRKMLDYDINY, from the coding sequence ATGTGGAAATTTTCGCGTAAAAGTTATTCTAATGCAATTGGAATTACAACAGATCAATGGAAAGGTGTAACTGTGAAATTCAACAATAAAATAAAGGGAACCCTACTAGAAAAATGGATTAAATACTGGAAACTGTTAGCAGGAGATTACAGAGATGTTGCTCTTAACCTCAAAAGTGAAATGAGACAAAAGCCCCTAAAATCTGCCGTGTATTTATCGGGATTGTCATTTCTAGCCTACTGTGGAACACATAATCCAGATTTAAGAAACTTCAGAGCAAAATATATTGATAGCGCTAATCAGTTAGCACTGGTAAATTCTTCGGTAGCAAATCCAAACTCCGTAAACCATTTAAAGTATATAGAAAAATGCTTTAATGCAAACCTCATAAGATTTATAAATTTAGGTGTATTGTCTATTGTATGGGTTGATGAATTTAGTGAAGATTGTGATAATTATGAAAGTAATTGTTCGTATTTGCAAGTTCCATATACACGTTTTGGAGAAAGAATACTTGATATCGGTTTCTTGAACACTTGGTGGGTAATATCAAGAAAAATGTTGGACTAtgatattaattattaa